From Parus major isolate Abel chromosome 1A, Parus_major1.1, whole genome shotgun sequence, the proteins below share one genomic window:
- the CENPM gene encoding centromere protein M, giving the protein MAVLRPLDKLPMLNSGVLLLVGTDEALQQKLAEAILQEKKDFNISIHLARSLPLPSERDHLRPRIDLIVFMIDIKSKYSLKNVETSLAYVDASFFLGKVCFLITGVGRVNACSIDTNAVCKLGEAYCSPVLFCELELEGVRVATAQRLVRILQICAGHIPGVSALSFVSLMRKSDVD; this is encoded by the exons ATGGCGGTGCTCCGGCCCTTGGACAAGCTCCCGATGCTCAACTCCGGCGTCCTCCTG CTCGTGGGCACGGACGAGGCGCTCCAGCAGAAGCTGGCGGAGGCGATCCTCCAGGAGAAGAAGGACTTCAACATCAGCAT tcACCTTGCTAGATCCCTCCCCTTACCTTCAGAGAGGGATCATCTTCGGCCCAGGATAGACCTGATTGTGTTTATGATTGACATCAAGAGCAAGTACAG CTTGAAGAATGTTGAAACTTCCCTAGCTTATGTGGATGCCAGCTTCTTCCTGGGGAAAGTGTGCTTTCTTATCACTGGGG ttGGCAGGGTGAATGCTTGCAGCATTGATACGAATGCAGTCTGTAAACTAGGAGAAGCTTACTGCAGTCCTGTGCTGTTCTGTGAGCTGGAG TTGGAAGGGGTTCGAGTTGCTACTGCTCAACGACTTGTGCGAATATTACAGATCTGTGCTGGTCACATACCAGGAGTTTCTGCCTTGTCCTTCGTCTCACTGATGAGGAAATCTGATGTTGATTAG
- the TNFRSF13C gene encoding tumor necrosis factor receptor superfamily member 13C isoform X2, producing MSSSGKAAIAPSCLSFECFDTLTKSCIKCSDLFKDNTTEPTLAPTLTSTLLTFGVPVVVGFILVLAALCGFLACKMGKRRRTRKTADEEDKENTDIASPLPSQDPAMPEGDGALSQTPCLCLDESLKMPGPPRKAKAKQRPCCQGSADGDIVLLSAVYPRPEECNHSFPLPATELGATALVTTKTTQNCAREERV from the exons ATGTCCTCATCAGGAAAAGCTGCCATTGccccctcctgcctctccttcgAGTGCTTCGACACCCTGACCAAGTCGTGCATCAAGTGCTCCGACCTGTTCAAGGACAACACAA cagagcctACCCTGGCACCCACCCTGACCAGCACCCTCCTGACCTTCGGAGTCCCGGTGGTGGTGGGGTTCATCCTGGTTCTGGCTGCCCTCTGTGGCTTCCTGGCCTGCAAGATGGGAAAGCGGAGGAGAACAAGGAAGACAGCAGATGAAGAGGACAAAG aaaacacagacatCGCCAGCCCCCTGCCTAGCCAGGACCCTGCCATGCCAGAGGGAGATGGTGCCCTGAGCCAAACTCCGTGCCTGTGTCTTGATGAGAGCCTGAAGATGCCAGGACCACCCAGGAAAGCCAAGGCAAAGCAGAGGCCatgctgccagggcagtgctgacGGTGACATTGTTCTGCTCTCCGCCGTGTACCCCCGGCCTGAGGAATGCAACCACAGCTTCCCACTGCCCGCCACTGAGCTGGGGGCCACAGCACTGGTCACCACCAAAACCACCCAGAACTGTGCCAGAGAGGAGAGAGTCTGA
- the TNFRSF13C gene encoding tumor necrosis factor receptor superfamily member 13C isoform X1 — MSSSGKAAIAPSCLSFECFDTLTKSCIKCSDLFKDNTTPRPASQVKNAAALRPPSTLPPVLTLLASHPTAEPTLAPTLTSTLLTFGVPVVVGFILVLAALCGFLACKMGKRRRTRKTADEEDKENTDIASPLPSQDPAMPEGDGALSQTPCLCLDESLKMPGPPRKAKAKQRPCCQGSADGDIVLLSAVYPRPEECNHSFPLPATELGATALVTTKTTQNCAREERV, encoded by the exons ATGTCCTCATCAGGAAAAGCTGCCATTGccccctcctgcctctccttcgAGTGCTTCGACACCCTGACCAAGTCGTGCATCAAGTGCTCCGACCTGTTCAAGGACAACACAA CCCCCAGGCCAGCCAGCCAGgtgaaaaatgctgctgcacTCCGTCCTCCTTCAACTCTCCCCCCAGTCCTGACACTACTGGCATCTcaccccacagcagagcctACCCTGGCACCCACCCTGACCAGCACCCTCCTGACCTTCGGAGTCCCGGTGGTGGTGGGGTTCATCCTGGTTCTGGCTGCCCTCTGTGGCTTCCTGGCCTGCAAGATGGGAAAGCGGAGGAGAACAAGGAAGACAGCAGATGAAGAGGACAAAG aaaacacagacatCGCCAGCCCCCTGCCTAGCCAGGACCCTGCCATGCCAGAGGGAGATGGTGCCCTGAGCCAAACTCCGTGCCTGTGTCTTGATGAGAGCCTGAAGATGCCAGGACCACCCAGGAAAGCCAAGGCAAAGCAGAGGCCatgctgccagggcagtgctgacGGTGACATTGTTCTGCTCTCCGCCGTGTACCCCCGGCCTGAGGAATGCAACCACAGCTTCCCACTGCCCGCCACTGAGCTGGGGGCCACAGCACTGGTCACCACCAAAACCACCCAGAACTGTGCCAGAGAGGAGAGAGTCTGA
- the TNFRSF13C gene encoding tumor necrosis factor receptor superfamily member 13C isoform X3, protein MSSSGKAAIAPSCLSFECFDTLTKSCIKCSDLFKDNTKPTLAPTLTSTLLTFGVPVVVGFILVLAALCGFLACKMGKRRRTRKTADEEDKENTDIASPLPSQDPAMPEGDGALSQTPCLCLDESLKMPGPPRKAKAKQRPCCQGSADGDIVLLSAVYPRPEECNHSFPLPATELGATALVTTKTTQNCAREERV, encoded by the exons ATGTCCTCATCAGGAAAAGCTGCCATTGccccctcctgcctctccttcgAGTGCTTCGACACCCTGACCAAGTCGTGCATCAAGTGCTCCGACCTGTTCAAGGACAACACAA agcctACCCTGGCACCCACCCTGACCAGCACCCTCCTGACCTTCGGAGTCCCGGTGGTGGTGGGGTTCATCCTGGTTCTGGCTGCCCTCTGTGGCTTCCTGGCCTGCAAGATGGGAAAGCGGAGGAGAACAAGGAAGACAGCAGATGAAGAGGACAAAG aaaacacagacatCGCCAGCCCCCTGCCTAGCCAGGACCCTGCCATGCCAGAGGGAGATGGTGCCCTGAGCCAAACTCCGTGCCTGTGTCTTGATGAGAGCCTGAAGATGCCAGGACCACCCAGGAAAGCCAAGGCAAAGCAGAGGCCatgctgccagggcagtgctgacGGTGACATTGTTCTGCTCTCCGCCGTGTACCCCCGGCCTGAGGAATGCAACCACAGCTTCCCACTGCCCGCCACTGAGCTGGGGGCCACAGCACTGGTCACCACCAAAACCACCCAGAACTGTGCCAGAGAGGAGAGAGTCTGA